In a genomic window of Wyeomyia smithii strain HCP4-BCI-WySm-NY-G18 chromosome 1, ASM2978416v1, whole genome shotgun sequence:
- the LOC129717062 gene encoding uncharacterized protein LOC129717062, with protein MGIVRSPIVSFRAAFFFNFDNQCCDQRKWPKYFQLFKASRNGIERLEISDSENDKNTRIVTLENCVKIIVEQSPVNIINVVTKTGQIQLHSSNDLLVKQWKVALQSVAFKEKPSQSGIVYHSTIIEEDNDLYCSSYSEGIFTVTLIPTNASIKCGLEPKLYTLMLSSSDILLKCYDDESFIVARWPYRFIRKYGYRDGKFTFEAGRMCDTGEGTFKLDNVNPQEIFRSMATIMKSMKNKVTNDTPSQSNQLNFALRMEAGSRSPLPPTIPDACIDMECQNSLQSVILTSDITTASNSSTNANCIIPCKPPRKTFKPSLNRTNCSKILPEERHRHSSNITSVFIQNFNSLENSKELAGQSSNSASLTHKSDREYECVKDITEAWKKLGIDDINHTEKVLNDELCSSREHHGNDLSDKSTTTFSYTKYSIFDETYDRLNFFRTTYKSSGYKTIVPINTQFTTQRFNVNVSDDYEIVGDPTISSNNHSFNSSELDSFDDNANHVSTGPDFLPCRKADDSYLGYGTIRRHNEIEQINNDIASTMPSSPTNNEVMENNSTQLTYSTAYKPKLV; from the exons ctattgtgagctttagagcagcattttttttcaattttgacaaCCAGTGTTGTGATCAAAggaaatgg CCGAAATACTTCCAATTATTCAAAGCCAGTCGCAATGGTATAGAGCGCCTAGAAATAAGCGACAGTGAAAACGACAAGAATACAAGAATTGTAACGCTAGAAAACTGTGTCAAAATCATAGTCGAGCAGTCCCCTGTTAACATTATAAATGTTGTTACAAAAACAGGACAAATTCAACTGCATTCCAGTAATGATCTACTTGTGAAACAATGGAAAGTAGCGTTACAGTCAGTAGCGTTCAAAGAAAAACCATCACAAAGCGGTATTGTGTACCATAGTACCATCATTGAAGAGGACAATGATTTATATTGTTCATCCTATAGTGAAGGTATATTCACGGTGACGTTGATACCAACAAATGCTTCCATTAAGTGTGGACTAGAACCTAAATTGTACACTCTCATGTTATCAAGTTCagacattttgttaaaatgttACGACGATGAGTCATTCATAGTAGCGCGTTGGCCTTACCGTTTCATTCGTAAATATGGTTATCGTGACGGGAAATTCACGTTCGAGGCCGGCCGGATGTGTGATACCGGTGAAGGTACTTTTAAACTGGACAATGTTAATCCACAAGAAATTTTCCGAAGTATGGCAACCattatgaaatctatgaaaaatAAAGTCACCAATGATACACCCAGTCAATCAAATCAGCTGAATTTTGCATTACGTATGGAAGCCGGCTCAAGAAGTCCACTACCACCAACAATTCCAGATGCTTGTATCGATATGGAATGTCAAAATTCTCTTCAGAGCGTTATTTTAACATCGGATATAACAACCGCATCCAATTCAAGTACAAATGCAAACTGCATCATCCCATGCAAACCACCACGAAAAACTTTCAAACCGAGTTTGAATAGAACAAACTGTTCAAAAATATTACCTGAAGAACGCCATCGCCATAGTTCCAATATAACATCtgttttcatacaaaattttaataGTCTTGAAAATTCAAAAGAGTTGGCAGGGCAATCCTCCAATTCTGCATCATTAACACATAAAAGCGATCGGGAGTATGAATGTGTTAAAGACATTACTGAAGCTTGGAAAAAACTTGGAATAGACGATATAAACCACACGGAAAAAGTACTGAATGATGAACTGTGCTCATCGCGAGAACACCATGGCAATGATTTGTCTGATAAATCTACAACTACGTTTAGTTATACGAAGTATAGCATTTTTGATGAAACATACGATAGgctgaacttttttcgtacaaCTTATAAATCCAGTGGATATAAAACAATTGTTCCAATTAATACACAATTTACTACACAGCGGTTTAACGTAAATGTATCAGATGATTATGAAATAGTTGGGGACCCAACCATATCATCGAACAATCATAGTTTCAACAGTAGTGAGTTAGATAGTTTTGATGACAACGCCAACCATGTATCAACTGGACCAGACTTTTTGCCTTGCAGGAAAGCAGATGATAGTTATTTAGGATACGGTACGATACGTAGACATAACGAAATAGAACAAATTAACAATGACATTGCATCTACAATGCCCAGCAGTCCAACAAACAATGAAGTTATGGAGAATAATTCTACACAGTTGACCTATTCAACGGCGTACAAACCTAAACTAGTTTGA